One window of Athalia rosae chromosome 4, iyAthRosa1.1, whole genome shotgun sequence genomic DNA carries:
- the LOC105690281 gene encoding phosphatidylinositol 3,4,5-trisphosphate 3-phosphatase and dual-specificity protein phosphatase PTEN isoform X2, protein MKISVSRIVDIRKTFRRPTSNRLNNKISEHISASVTPLHVCLEEQRGPELGSCDHTDRKPQVKGAGDGGGTRGRGGGGREAEIEGGGEAELRQSQLSMANTISNMKMTNPIKGLVSKRRKRFTKDGFDLDLTYIKDNLIAMGFPAEKLEGVYRNHIDDVVKFLESKHKDHYKIYNLCSERSYDGKKFKLRVATYAFDDHNPPMLSQIRPFCDDVHSWLSQDRENVAVVHCKAGKGRTGVMVCCYLLHSKQFSTATEALNFYGTKRTHDRKGVTIPSQRRYVGYYASLIQEELIYEPVNLILQQIRLDPVPIFNGGQGYLSFVISASNEKIFISDVYEVRKGMHSICIPFKHSISLCGDIRIDFFQRPKMKRKEKMFHFWFNTFFVREHAATEYDNGDVPVERSQRALSYDGTAMELPMVTAHSRPRTGSLASLGPMPPSLVLNIDKAGLDDAHKDKHHKLYSADFKVSLLMQRVASSMQSSVPDAVNRSSVPIRVGIDDPETPSESSDGSSSECDTTGDEEGWESDSFINFSKS, encoded by the exons ATGAAAATCTCCGTGTCTCGTATTGTAGATATTCGAAAAACCTTTCG GAGACCCACGAGCAACCGATTGAACAATAAAATCTCGGAACACATATCGGCATCGGTAACACCCCTCCATGTTTGTCTGGAGGAACAAAGAGGACCAGAACTGGGCTCGTGTGACCACACGGATCGGAAGCCCCAG GTTAAGGGTGCTGGAGACGGTGGTGGAAcaagaggacgaggaggaggagggcggGAGGCTGAGATCGAGGGCGGTGGGGAGGCTGAGTTAAGGCAGAGCCAGCTGAGCATGGCAAATACCATCAGCAACATGAAGATGACCAACCCTATAAAAGGGCTAGTCAGCAAACGCCGGAAACGTTTTACAAAAGATGGCTTTGACCTTGATCTCACAT ATATAAAGGATAACCTCATCGCTATGGGTTTCCCCGCTGAAAAGCTAGAAGGAGTTTACAGAAATCATATCGATGATGTTGTCAAATTCCTCGAATCAAAGCATAAGGATCACTATAAAATTTACAATCT TTGCTCCGAAAGGTCATACGATGGTAAGAAGTTCAAACTACGAGTGGCTACTTATGCATTTGATGACCATAATCCACCAATGCTATCACAAATCAGGCCATTCTGCGACGACGTTCATTCTTGGTTATCTCAGGACAGAGAAAACGTGGCAGTTGTTCACTGTAAGGCAGGCAAGGGTCGTACAGGTGTCATGGTATGCTGCTACCTCTTACACAGCAAACAGTTTAGTACAGCTACAGAAGCCCTGAACTTTTATGGAACCAAGAGAACGCACGATAG AAAAGGAGTAACAATACCATCGCAAAGGAGATATGTGGGCTACTATGCGTCGCTTATACAGGAGGAGCTCATCTATGAACCTGTTAATCTAATATTGCAGCAAATCCGATTGGATCCTGTTCCAATATTCAACGGAGGCCAGGGAT atctttctttcgttataTCTGCGTCCAACGAGAAGATTTTCATCTCGGATGTCTACGAAGTGAGGAAAGGAATGCATTCCATATGCATCCCATTTAAACATAGCATTTCACTCTGTGGGGACATTCGAATAGACTTTTTTCAAAGGCCAAAAATGAAGCGGAAA GAAAAAATGTTCCACTTCTGGTTCAACACATTCTTTGTGCGTGAACACGCAGCCACCGAGTACGACAATGGTGATGTACCAGTGGAAAGATCGCAGAGGGCATTGAGCTACGATGGTACTGCTATGGAATTGCCAATGGTTACAGCTCACTCTAGACCAAGAACAGGTTCGTTAGCTAGCCTCGGTCCTATGCCGCCATCCCTCGTTTTGAACATCGACAAGGCTGGTTTGGATGATGCTCACAAAGACAAGCATCACAAGTTGTATAGTGCCGACTTTAAa GTGAGCTTGTTGATGCAACGAGTCGCTAGTAGTATGCAGTCATCGGTGCCGGATGCAGTGAACAGATCAAGTGTTCCGATTAGGGTGGGAATCGATGACCCGGAGACACCGAGCGAATCTAGTGACGGTTCGAGCAGTGAGTGCGATACAACAGGCGATGAAGAGGGCTGGGAGTCGG attcgttcattaattttaGTAAATCTTGA
- the LOC105690281 gene encoding phosphatidylinositol 3,4,5-trisphosphate 3-phosphatase and dual-specificity protein phosphatase PTEN isoform X3 has protein sequence MKISVSRIVDIRKTFRRPTSNRLNNKISEHISASVTPLHVCLEEQRGPELGSCDHTDRKPQVKGAGDGGGTRGRGGGGREAEIEGGGEAELRQSQLSMANTISNMKMTNPIKGLVSKRRKRFTKDGFDLDLTYIKDNLIAMGFPAEKLEGVYRNHIDDVVKFLESKHKDHYKIYNLCSERSYDGKKFKLRVATYAFDDHNPPMLSQIRPFCDDVHSWLSQDRENVAVVHCKAGKGRTGVMVCCYLLHSKQFSTATEALNFYGTKRTHDRKGVTIPSQRRYVGYYASLIQEELIYEPVNLILQQIRLDPVPIFNGGQGYLSFVISASNEKIFISDVYEVRKGMHSICIPFKHSISLCGDIRIDFFQRPKMKRKEKMFHFWFNTFFVREHAATEYDNGDVPVERSQRALSYDGTAMELPMVTAHSRPRTGSLASLGPMPPSLVLNIDKAGLDDAHKDKHHKLYSADFKVSLLMQRVASSMQSSVPDAVNRSSVPIRVGIDDPETPSESSDGSSSECDTTGDEEGWESGESTYL, from the exons ATGAAAATCTCCGTGTCTCGTATTGTAGATATTCGAAAAACCTTTCG GAGACCCACGAGCAACCGATTGAACAATAAAATCTCGGAACACATATCGGCATCGGTAACACCCCTCCATGTTTGTCTGGAGGAACAAAGAGGACCAGAACTGGGCTCGTGTGACCACACGGATCGGAAGCCCCAG GTTAAGGGTGCTGGAGACGGTGGTGGAAcaagaggacgaggaggaggagggcggGAGGCTGAGATCGAGGGCGGTGGGGAGGCTGAGTTAAGGCAGAGCCAGCTGAGCATGGCAAATACCATCAGCAACATGAAGATGACCAACCCTATAAAAGGGCTAGTCAGCAAACGCCGGAAACGTTTTACAAAAGATGGCTTTGACCTTGATCTCACAT ATATAAAGGATAACCTCATCGCTATGGGTTTCCCCGCTGAAAAGCTAGAAGGAGTTTACAGAAATCATATCGATGATGTTGTCAAATTCCTCGAATCAAAGCATAAGGATCACTATAAAATTTACAATCT TTGCTCCGAAAGGTCATACGATGGTAAGAAGTTCAAACTACGAGTGGCTACTTATGCATTTGATGACCATAATCCACCAATGCTATCACAAATCAGGCCATTCTGCGACGACGTTCATTCTTGGTTATCTCAGGACAGAGAAAACGTGGCAGTTGTTCACTGTAAGGCAGGCAAGGGTCGTACAGGTGTCATGGTATGCTGCTACCTCTTACACAGCAAACAGTTTAGTACAGCTACAGAAGCCCTGAACTTTTATGGAACCAAGAGAACGCACGATAG AAAAGGAGTAACAATACCATCGCAAAGGAGATATGTGGGCTACTATGCGTCGCTTATACAGGAGGAGCTCATCTATGAACCTGTTAATCTAATATTGCAGCAAATCCGATTGGATCCTGTTCCAATATTCAACGGAGGCCAGGGAT atctttctttcgttataTCTGCGTCCAACGAGAAGATTTTCATCTCGGATGTCTACGAAGTGAGGAAAGGAATGCATTCCATATGCATCCCATTTAAACATAGCATTTCACTCTGTGGGGACATTCGAATAGACTTTTTTCAAAGGCCAAAAATGAAGCGGAAA GAAAAAATGTTCCACTTCTGGTTCAACACATTCTTTGTGCGTGAACACGCAGCCACCGAGTACGACAATGGTGATGTACCAGTGGAAAGATCGCAGAGGGCATTGAGCTACGATGGTACTGCTATGGAATTGCCAATGGTTACAGCTCACTCTAGACCAAGAACAGGTTCGTTAGCTAGCCTCGGTCCTATGCCGCCATCCCTCGTTTTGAACATCGACAAGGCTGGTTTGGATGATGCTCACAAAGACAAGCATCACAAGTTGTATAGTGCCGACTTTAAa GTGAGCTTGTTGATGCAACGAGTCGCTAGTAGTATGCAGTCATCGGTGCCGGATGCAGTGAACAGATCAAGTGTTCCGATTAGGGTGGGAATCGATGACCCGGAGACACCGAGCGAATCTAGTGACGGTTCGAGCAGTGAGTGCGATACAACAGGCGATGAAGAGGGCTGGGAGTCGG GGGAGTCGACGTACTTGTGA
- the LOC105690281 gene encoding phosphatidylinositol 3,4,5-trisphosphate 3-phosphatase and dual-specificity protein phosphatase PTEN isoform X1, giving the protein MKISVSRIVDIRKTFRRPTSNRLNNKISEHISASVTPLHVCLEEQRGPELGSCDHTDRKPQVKGAGDGGGTRGRGGGGREAEIEGGGEAELRQSQLSMANTISNMKMTNPIKGLVSKRRKRFTKDGFDLDLTYIKDNLIAMGFPAEKLEGVYRNHIDDVVKFLESKHKDHYKIYNLCSERSYDGKKFKLRVATYAFDDHNPPMLSQIRPFCDDVHSWLSQDRENVAVVHCKAGKGRTGVMVCCYLLHSKQFSTATEALNFYGTKRTHDRKGVTIPSQRRYVGYYASLIQEELIYEPVNLILQQIRLDPVPIFNGGQGYLSFVISASNEKIFISDVYEVRKGMHSICIPFKHSISLCGDIRIDFFQRPKMKRKEKMFHFWFNTFFVREHAATEYDNGDVPVERSQRALSYDGTAMELPMVTAHSRPRTGSLASLGPMPPSLVLNIDKAGLDDAHKDKHHKLYSADFKVSLLMQRVASSMQSSVPDAVNRSSVPIRVGIDDPETPSESSDGSSSECDTTGDEEGWESGESSASLVVSHPRTHSPSQTHANTHRRASFRQTAKSLLSRGEKGESTYL; this is encoded by the exons ATGAAAATCTCCGTGTCTCGTATTGTAGATATTCGAAAAACCTTTCG GAGACCCACGAGCAACCGATTGAACAATAAAATCTCGGAACACATATCGGCATCGGTAACACCCCTCCATGTTTGTCTGGAGGAACAAAGAGGACCAGAACTGGGCTCGTGTGACCACACGGATCGGAAGCCCCAG GTTAAGGGTGCTGGAGACGGTGGTGGAAcaagaggacgaggaggaggagggcggGAGGCTGAGATCGAGGGCGGTGGGGAGGCTGAGTTAAGGCAGAGCCAGCTGAGCATGGCAAATACCATCAGCAACATGAAGATGACCAACCCTATAAAAGGGCTAGTCAGCAAACGCCGGAAACGTTTTACAAAAGATGGCTTTGACCTTGATCTCACAT ATATAAAGGATAACCTCATCGCTATGGGTTTCCCCGCTGAAAAGCTAGAAGGAGTTTACAGAAATCATATCGATGATGTTGTCAAATTCCTCGAATCAAAGCATAAGGATCACTATAAAATTTACAATCT TTGCTCCGAAAGGTCATACGATGGTAAGAAGTTCAAACTACGAGTGGCTACTTATGCATTTGATGACCATAATCCACCAATGCTATCACAAATCAGGCCATTCTGCGACGACGTTCATTCTTGGTTATCTCAGGACAGAGAAAACGTGGCAGTTGTTCACTGTAAGGCAGGCAAGGGTCGTACAGGTGTCATGGTATGCTGCTACCTCTTACACAGCAAACAGTTTAGTACAGCTACAGAAGCCCTGAACTTTTATGGAACCAAGAGAACGCACGATAG AAAAGGAGTAACAATACCATCGCAAAGGAGATATGTGGGCTACTATGCGTCGCTTATACAGGAGGAGCTCATCTATGAACCTGTTAATCTAATATTGCAGCAAATCCGATTGGATCCTGTTCCAATATTCAACGGAGGCCAGGGAT atctttctttcgttataTCTGCGTCCAACGAGAAGATTTTCATCTCGGATGTCTACGAAGTGAGGAAAGGAATGCATTCCATATGCATCCCATTTAAACATAGCATTTCACTCTGTGGGGACATTCGAATAGACTTTTTTCAAAGGCCAAAAATGAAGCGGAAA GAAAAAATGTTCCACTTCTGGTTCAACACATTCTTTGTGCGTGAACACGCAGCCACCGAGTACGACAATGGTGATGTACCAGTGGAAAGATCGCAGAGGGCATTGAGCTACGATGGTACTGCTATGGAATTGCCAATGGTTACAGCTCACTCTAGACCAAGAACAGGTTCGTTAGCTAGCCTCGGTCCTATGCCGCCATCCCTCGTTTTGAACATCGACAAGGCTGGTTTGGATGATGCTCACAAAGACAAGCATCACAAGTTGTATAGTGCCGACTTTAAa GTGAGCTTGTTGATGCAACGAGTCGCTAGTAGTATGCAGTCATCGGTGCCGGATGCAGTGAACAGATCAAGTGTTCCGATTAGGGTGGGAATCGATGACCCGGAGACACCGAGCGAATCTAGTGACGGTTCGAGCAGTGAGTGCGATACAACAGGCGATGAAGAGGGCTGGGAGTCGGGTGAGTCCTCTGCATCTCTGGTGGTCAGTCATCCACGCACACACAGCCCTAGCCAGACACACGCCAATACCCACCGCAGGGCTAGTTTCAGGCAAACCGCAAAAAGCTTACTGTCACGTGGGGAAAAGG GGGAGTCGACGTACTTGTGA
- the LOC105690338 gene encoding outer mitochondrial transmembrane helix translocase codes for MNMADGAFTRSEILGLVVRLSFVTAVTYISIRCLMNQLDPTSKSKKKAKKKAQEHLRRLGMTENVSLAIDQLTDYEMMIASHLVDPNDITTSWQDIAGLENVIQELRETVILPIQRKELFADSQLTQAPKGVLLHGPPGCGKTLIAKATAKEAGTRFINLDVSILTDKWYGESQKLASAVFTLAVKLQPCIIFIDEIDSFLRTRNTHDHEATAMMKAQFMSLWDGLITDPTCTVIIMGATNRPQDLDKAILRRMPATFHISMPNLAQRAQVLKLILKHEPIAEEVDVLTLSNMTEGFSGSDLRELCRNASVYRVRDFVRHHNPSAATTSGATSTDDEEYHDALRPITMEDLEKSVNKMKDSKVHTGTLNSVKLELD; via the exons ATGAATATGGCAGACGGAGCATTTACTCGAAGTGAAATTTTGGGGCTTGTGGTGAGGCTATCTTTCGTTACTGCTGTCACTTACATCAGCATTAGATGTCTGATGAACCAACTCGACCCAACTTCCAAGTCCaagaagaaagcaaaaaagaag GCTCAAGAACATTTACGTAGATTGGGTATGACGGAAAACGTCTCGTTGGCTATTGATCAGCTGACGGATTATGAGATGATGATCGCTAGTCATTTGGTAGATCCTAATGACATTACAACATCTTGGCAAGACATAGCAGGGTTGGAAAATGTTATCCAAGAACTCAGGGAAACTGTCATATTGCCAATTCAACGCAAAGAATTATTTGCCGACTCGCAGCTCACCCAAGCACCTAAG GGCGTTCTACTTCATGGCCCCCCAGGCTGTGGTAAAACTCTTATTGCAAAAGCAACTGCTAAAGAAGCAGGGACTCGCTTTATAAATTTGGATGTTAGTATTTTAACTGACAAATGGTATGGAGAAAGTCAAAAGTTAGCTTCGGCTGTTTTCACTTTGGCCGTAAAACTACAACCATGTATCATCTTCATTGACGAGATAG ATTCCTTTCTTCGGACGCGTAATACACACGACCATGAAGCTACTGCTATGATGAAAGCTCAGTTTATGTCATTATGGGATGGACTGATCACAGATCCAACGTGTACTGTCATCATTATGGGAGCTACCAATCGGCCTCAAGATCTAGACAAAGCCATTCTACGTCGAATGCCCGCAACCTTCCACATCAGTATGCCT AATCTTGCTCAACGGGCACAAGTACTCAAGTTAATTCTCAAGCATGAGCCAATTGCTGAAGAAGTCGATGTACTCACCCTGAGCAACATGACGGAGGGTTTTTCTGGCTCTGATCTGCGAGAACTTTGCCGGAACGCATCTGTCTATCGTGTCAGAGATTTTGTACGACATCATAATCC ATCTGCAGCCACTACGTCAGGGGCCACGAGTACAGATGATGAAGAATATCATGATGCACTGCGTCCTATAACGATGGAAGATCTTGAGAAATCAgtgaacaaaatgaaagacTCCAAAGTGCACACGGGGACTCTTAATTCTGTTAAACTTGAGTTAGATTAG
- the LOC105690320 gene encoding uncharacterized protein LOC105690320, whose amino-acid sequence MDTPVLSEKQQKKALSGKKAPIKGLRNLLAQPYEFHWPNVDNEKSNELKLLLELLMPAIKRSPVGIPWAHLNRLKKTERQAARMEARSKLGNVSPDTNILKSIVMGVNEVTRLLENDDASCILLEAKVEPMFLIKHIVSMAESKNVPALLIPFLKTTTLKTIGFASAAIALKKVVAESEGHHFHKLYKKIVVLANNIPKNNPIKLDFEEQSVTLEETTMITNDNNEQTVATKGSFVLSEDVYKYRTSRKERAFVPNLGVEYEVDIQKLDGDFIKIDDELGSAVASERKSRYVDIHRKTGSNYSKIKSNTARLARNASLIKNPESSKSPSDQVCPMETECSSKLQSEVLDVDEKTLSDSIVPKSNASIKKRNKQFKYQSLKIKRIQGNPKRIKATKISKTKKR is encoded by the exons ATGGACACTCCAGTACTTTCagaaaagcaacaaaaaaaggcATTATCTGGAAAGAAGGCCCCGATTAAAGGATTGAGAAACCTCTTGGCTCAACCATACGAATTTCATTG gCCAAATGTAGACAATGAGAAAAGCAACGAGTTGAAACTCTTATTGGAATT ATTAATGCCAGCTATCAAACGATCGCCAGTTGGTATTCCATGGGCACATCTAAACAGGTTGAAAAAGACGGAAAGACAAGCAGCCCGTATGGAAGCACGGTCCAAGCTAGGCAATGTATCACCTGATACAAACATCTT AAAAAGTATTGTCATGGGTGTGAATGAAGTAACACGATTATTGGAAAACGATGATGCTTCGTGTATATTATTAGAGGCCAAGGTAGAGCCTATGTTCCTTATAAAGCATATCGTGAGCATGGcagagtccaaaaatgtaCCAGCTCTGCTCATACCCTTTCTCAAAACTACAACGCTTAAAACAATTGGCTTTGCCTCTGCTGCCATTGCTCTGAAG AAGGTAGTAGCTGAATCAGAGGGGCATCACTTTCAtaaattgtacaaaaaaatagtTGTTTTGGCAAACAACATTCCTAAAAATAATCCTATAAAACTGGATTTTGAAGAACAAAGTGTAACTCTGGAAGAAACTACAATGATAactaacgataataatgaacaAACGGTAGCAACTAAAGGTTCATTCGTACTGTCCGAGGATGTGTACAAGTACAGAACTTCGCGTAAAGAAAGGGCTTTTGTGCCTAATCTTGGAGTAGAATATGAAGTAGATATTCAGAAGTTGGATGGTGATTTTATTAAGATAGATGATGAGTTAGGATCTGCAGTTGCCAGTGAAAGGAAATCGAGGTACGTCGATATTCATCGGAAAACTGGTagcaattattcaaaaataaaaagcaataCTGCGCGATTAGCTAGAAATGCATCTCTGATTAAAAATCCAGAGTCTTCCAAATCACCTAGTGATCAGGTATGCCCTATGGAGACAGAATGTTCAAGCAAACTGCAATCTGAAGTCCTCGatgttgatgaaaaaactttGTCAGATTCTATCGTTCCAAAATCAAATGCTTCAATTAAGAAACGCAATAAGCAATTCAAATATCAATCTCTCAAGATAAAACGAATTCAGGGTAACCCCAAACGGATTAAAGCAACAAAAATTTCTaagactaaaaaaagatga
- the LOC105690318 gene encoding dyslexia-associated protein KIAA0319-like protein has protein sequence MKALVSLLSLILCLKISSSQVSELDQDWQPTCPGLHPYEYKGFTPRGNLSSGIFREIKVTGIEQCILTCCKRPSCNIILMHNDTCYHVQCVSNVLCTPLIRPDKANANGPPPSMVLVRPVKDNGPWSDWLNINDDANAYLMDGAEQNEFTYRSEGTLCETTIQDCGENEICMKQDEKSICHCVLGYERNRQGDCKLINEPEPFEQTVTTNIGQAKLTKQSSTSVKPPLKQLLVKAVSKEVRLPENEVTLSAYTVATDQADENYNYVWSLLSQPDGQSGDMEDQNRMTVKLSHLSEGLYMFKVAVSSPNAYGEAYANVSVLPPQRVNQAPIAVISPASQVVKLPNTGAVLDGSASTDDDKITLYRWELQQGPIGYQRQPLDTSIVQLNNLIAGNYTFKLTVEDSDHVTNFTTANITVLKEIDYPPSANAGQDIIIHLPQNTITLNGNLSTDDRGIVSWEWTKSPINQNKVADMQYTRTQYLELSNLEEGMYTFVLKVTDESEQSSTAEVHVFVKPPTNKPPNADAGEDIIIALPETRTTLNGNKSKDDNKIAAYSWEQINGPNQVTFAAANESVTNITGLTKGEYTFKLTVVDEDGNKDSDTITVTVTQNKNAAPKANAGGDQVVVEPINIIVINGSLSTDDLRIKQWLWTRDPTSLAIGTVLEGTDQSPILMLSDVVPGRYVFSLKVTDDQGLNSEDTVSVIVKPDPHLLNLVELTLNVEVRLLTKSQKDSLIVKLQMLLHDGANIVVRNLRAEPRTGRAVLVFYVDKDGGKSVLTGPEVVQRLREKLAQDSGLLQLSVSSVETAICQNNCSGHGVCDQESRQCLCEAFWMQNLIQKYFGNGESNCDWSILYVIIALLSLVTCWVGCIWGLLCLMQRVCLGKRRSSRPKKKPARYSLLQGEPEDETSSFSTHNKMMLSESDTDSDDVLFESRKGRSNGHLRNGKSRNGFMKMGPRVKT, from the exons ATGAAGGCCCTGGTAAGCTTGCTGTCGCTCATCCTATGCCTTAAAATTTCATCTAGTCAAGTTTCTGAATTGGATCAAGACTGGCAACCAACATGTCCAGGCCTTCATCCTTACGAATACAAAGGTTTTACACCGCGAGGTAATTTGAGTTCCGGTATTTTCCGAGAAATAAAAGTGACCGGAATTGAACAATGCATCCTAACATGCTGCAAGCGACCAAGTTGCAACATAATTTTGATGCACAATGATACCTGCTATCATGTCCAATGTGTAAGTAATGTCCTATGCACTCCGCTCATTCGGCCTGACAAAGCTAATGCAAATGGGCCACCACCTAGTATGGTGTTGGTTAGGCCAGTTAAGGACAATGGCCCATGGAGCGATTGGCTGAACATTAATGACGATGCAAA TGCCTATTTGATGGATGGTGCGGAGCAAAATGAATTTACGTACAGATCAGAGGGTACACTTTGTGAGACTACGATACAGGATtgcggtgaaaatgaaatttgtatGAAACAGGATGAGAAGTCTATCTGTCATTGCGTCTTGGGTTATGAAAGAAACAGACAAG GAGATTGCAAGCTAATCAATGAGCCTGAACCCTTTGAGCAGACAGTAACTACAAATATCGGTCAAGCCAAGTTGACTAAACAGTCCAGCACATCTGTTAAACCGCCATTGAAGCAACTATTAGTCAAAGCTGTATCAAAAGAAGTCCGACTTCCTGAGAACGAGGTCACATTATCTGCATATACTGTTGCTACCGACCAggccgatgaaaattataattatgtctGGAGTCTGCTTAGTCAACCAGATGGCCAATCTGGAGATATGGAGGATCAAAATCGCATGACAGTTAAATTGAGTCACCTTTCTGAAGGCTTGTATATGTTTAAAGTTGCCGTGAGTAGTCCTAACGCCTATGGAGAAGCGTACGCCAACGTCAGTGTCTTACCAC CCCAACGAGTAAATCAGGCACCAATCGCCGTGATTTCACCCGCATCACAAGTGGTCAAACTACCGAACACAGGTGCTGTGCTAGATGGTTCCGCAAGTACAGACGATGATAAAATCACTTTGTATCGCTGGGAGTTACAACAGGGCCCTATCGGATATCAACGTCAGCCTCTCGATACTTCCATAGtccaattgaataatttaattgcCGGAAATTATACATTCAA ATTGACGGTCGAGGATTCAGACCACGTCACCAATTTTACAACAGCTAATATAACAGTGTTGAAAGAAATTGACTATCCCCCAAGTGCGAATGCTGGTCAGGATATCATCATTCATTTACCTCAAAACACCATCACTCTAAATGGAAACTTGAGTACAGATGATAGAGGCATTGTCAGCTGGGAATGGACAAAGAGCCCAATCAATCAAAACAAAGTTGCAGACATGCAGTACACCCGAACTCAATACTTAGAATTGTCAAATTTAGAGGAGGGAATGTATACGTTCGTTTTGAAGGTAACTGATGAATCTGAACAATCCTCTACTGCGGAAGTTCATGTTTTTGTAAAACCGCCGACCAACAAACCCCCTAATG CTGACGCTGGTGAGGATATAATTATCGCTTTGCCTGAGACGCGCACAACACTAAACGGGAACAAAAGCAAAGACGACAACAAGATAGCAGCATATTCGTGGGAGCAAATAAA TGGTCCGAACCAAGTAACTTTTGCTGCTGCAAATGAATCTGTAACTAATATAACTGGGCTGACAAAAGGGGAATATACTTTCAAACTGACTGTCGTTGATGAAGATGGTAACAAAGATTCAGATACTATCACAGTCACTGTCACACAAA ACAAAAACGCTGCGCCAAAAGCTAATGCTGGAGGCGATCAAGTTGTTGTGGAACCTATCAATATAATAGTGATCAATGGATCATTGTCTACTGACGATCTCAGGATAAAACAGTGGCTGTGGACCAGAGACCCAACTAGTCTGGCTATTGGTACTGTCCTAGAAGGAACTGACCAGTCTCCAATTCTAATG TTATCCGATGTTGTACCTGGCCGTTATGTGTTCAGCTTAAAAGTTACCGATGATCAAGGATTAAACAGCGAAGATACAGTATCAGTAATCGTGAAACCAG ATCCCCATTTACTGAACCTGGTCGAGTTGACTTTGAACGTAGAGGTACGACTCCTTACAAAATCTCAAAAAGATTCTTTGATTGTGAAACTCCAAATGCTGCTTCATGACGGAGCAAACATCGTGGTACGCAATTTAAGAGCAGAGCCTCGCACAGGTAGAGCTGTTCTAGTGTTTTATGTTGATAAAGATGGAGGGAAGTCTGTGCTAACTGGACCAGAAGTTGTTCAAAGATTGAGAGAAAAGCTAGCGCAAGATTCCGGTCTGCTGCAGTTATCGGTATCTAGTGTGGAAACTGCTATTTGCCAAAACAACTGTTCAG GACATGGGGTCTGCGATCAAGAAAGTAGACAGTGCCTGTGTGAAGCCTTTTGGATGCAGAAtttgattcaaaaatattttggcaATGGTGAATCCAACTGTG ATTGGAGCATTTTATACGTCATAATAGCTCTACTCTCATTGGTGACATGCTGGGTGGGCTGTATATGGGGACTATTATGCTTAATGCAACGAGTATGCCTTGGTAAACGGCGTTCAAGTAGgcctaaaaaaaaaccagcgcGCTACTCTCTTCTTCAAGGAGAACCGGAAGATGAAACAAGTTCAT TTTCGACGCACAATAAAATGATGCTATCAGAATCCGATACAGATTCTGACGATGTATTATTTGAAAGTCGTAAAGGGAGGAGTAATGGTCATTTGAGAAATGGAAAGTCACGAAATGGCTTCATGAAAATGGGTCCTAGGGTAAAAACATGA